Within the Borrelia puertoricensis genome, the region TGCGGGATTTGAGGTGTTTAGGCAAGAGTATCCATACTATCCTCAAGAAGAAGTAATAAAAATAGAAGAAAAAGATTTAGTTCCAAGTACTGAATCCGAAAAAGAAGCACAAGCAGAAATTGAAAAAGTAAAAGGTGCTCTTGGAGATTCTGGATTCCAGCAATTAATTAAGAATGCACTTGAGCTTAAAGATAGATGTGAGCGAGGAAGAGCTGATTTTTATGATATAATGGGAAAAATTCAGAGTGAAAGAATATCACTAACCAAAAAGCGTAAGGAAAATATAGAAAAGATAAGAAAGTTAACTCAATTGCAAAATAAGTTAAATGATGAAAGGTCTAATCTCGAGAGGCTTATGAATGAAGTTGAGGTTGGACTTAATGAAAGAAGTTCTGCAAAATATTTTTTGAAGATTCTGAAAAGATTTTAAAAGAAGCTATTACTGACAGATTAAGAAATAACAAACGTAGAAGTTACTGGTCAAGAAGAGGGAATGGTGATTTTCTAGCTAGAAAGGCACGAAGTAATGCGGAAAGTTCTTTAGAACAACTAGAATCTTCTTCTGTGAAGTTAATTGAAGCAATGGCAAAGATAAAAGAAATAGAAGAACTTATTAGTGAGGCAAAGTCTGCTCTAGGTAATCTTTCAAGATAGAGACTGAAAAATTTAAATATTTTATAATATTAGTATTTTCAAGAAGAGTTCCTTTATAAGGGACCTTCTTTAATTTTATTTAAATAAGTTTCTAAAAACTATATAATGATTTAAATTGAATAACTAGTGAATTATTTTAAGGTGTTGAGGTGTAATTGTTTTGAATACTGATATTGAGAGAGAAGATTTATTAAATAAGGAATATAAGGTTTTAGATAAAGGCTTTATCAAACTTGTTGATTATATGGGTAGTGAGGAGAGAATATTGAATGCAGCAAGGATTTCATATCGAGGTGAGAGAATTAGGAGGACAGATGCTGAACTTATAGATTATTTAGTTAGAAATGAGCACACAAGTCCATTTGAACAAGTGGTTTTTACATTTTATATTAAGGCTCCTATATTTGTTGCAAGGCAATGGATGAGACATAGAACAGCAAGGATTAATGAAGTATCTGGTTCATATAGTTTTCTTAGAGAAGAGTTTTATGTGCCTTTAGAGGAGGATCTAAAAATACAAAATATTGAGAGTAATCAAATTGAAGCTAATTTTGCAAAGAATGTGTTAAGTGATTTAAGAGAGAGTCAAAAAACTTGTTACAAGTTATATCAAGATATGATAAATAGTAATGTTTCAAAAGAAGTTTCTAGAATAGCTTTACCTTTAAGCTTGTATACTGAATGGTATTGGCAGATTGATTTAAATAATCTTTTTCATTTTATCAAATTAAGGTTGGCATTAAATGAATCGAAAGAGGTTAGTGAAAATTCATCAAAAGAGATGAGTGAATATGCCAAAATATTGCTTGATGTTATTGAAAAGCTTGTGCCTATTGCTACTAAAAGTTTTAAGAATCATATCTTAAAAGGGTGTAGGTTGTCTTATGAAGAGATAATAGCTATTTCTGGTGCATTAAATATTAGTAAACTCAAATTGGATGATAAGGCATTAAATAGATTAAAAGATAAGCTTAATATTAAATAATAAAAATAAAGTTTTTCTATTATTCTGTTGAATAACAGTAATAATGAGATAT harbors:
- the thyX gene encoding FAD-dependent thymidylate synthase; this translates as MNTDIEREDLLNKEYKVLDKGFIKLVDYMGSEERILNAARISYRGERIRRTDAELIDYLVRNEHTSPFEQVVFTFYIKAPIFVARQWMRHRTARINEVSGSYSFLREEFYVPLEEDLKIQNIESNQIEANFAKNVLSDLRESQKTCYKLYQDMINSNVSKEVSRIALPLSLYTEWYWQIDLNNLFHFIKLRLALNESKEVSENSSKEMSEYAKILLDVIEKLVPIATKSFKNHILKGCRLSYEEIIAISGALNISKLKLDDKALNRLKDKLNIK